In Setaria italica strain Yugu1 chromosome I, Setaria_italica_v2.0, whole genome shotgun sequence, the genomic window GGCGCGGTCGCTTTGTTGCGGCGGCGCTATGGTGTGTCGTGTGTGCATGGGCGGGTGGAGTCTTGGTGGGTTTTCTATGTGGCTCGAGTGGACTTGTCGCTGTCTTAGCTTTTGGTCCGAGATTCCGAGGAGCCCGTCCGTCTCGATCGGTTGGTTTTGTTGTGGACGGCGCTCCGCGCCTGGGGTTTTAGAGTGTTTGTGAAAGTCGACGTCAACGTCGGTTCGCTTTTCTAAACAATAGCAAGAGCACGTAACAAGAACACAAAGGCGTAATTATGAGGGGCAAATTTTTATTATCTGAAGTGATTATTTACATGAAGATCTCCTTGGTGAACTGAGCCTGGAGTTTGAAAACAGTCCACGTAGCAATCGGATGAGAATTAGAACTCCTACACTCCTTTGCTTTTGGACTCGAAACCAGAACCAAAGTCCAGTtgtttctttcaatccttcaacCGTCATGATCATTTTGCGAAAAAACCCTTCAAATTTtcagtaatcaacccgcagtccaattttGAAGAGAGGGGAGCTTGGGCGGAGAAGAAGGGAAGAGAGGGGGTTAAGCCGAAAAAGCTTATGTTCCCCTTCTGTTCCGTCTGCGCTCCCGAAAATTATAAGATACATTGAGGATCTTTTTGCATAAACTACTTGCAGGGTGAAAATCCCCTCCCGCACGGGGCACGGTCAACCTGCCGTCACCGATTTGCATGTCGCCATTGCCGTTCCTTTGCTCCCCTCTTCGCGGCCGCCACCTCCTCATCCCCTccccgcggcctcctcctcctccttccctccccacaCCCGGCTCCACCTCCTCGTGACGGCGGCGCTCTAGCGGCACACCGATGGCCTGCCCCTCGCCTCTCCTCTTTGCCATGGAGGGCAGCCGCGGAGGATGAGGAGAGCGGCGGCCGTCATGGGGCGGGGAGGACGACGATTCGGCGGCGCGGGGTCATGGACGGCCGCGCTGCACGGGgttgcggccggcggcgcggttggAGGCGCGTCGGGgggccgtggccggcggcgcgccggtggtcggagcatggcggcggcgaggttcagCGTCGGAGGTAAGGATGAAGCTTTGTGGTTGCGCACGAAGAGAGGGGGTCCAGATGCGTCCCCAGCCGGCCGCTCCTACTTGGGCGGGGGAAGGAGCGGTTGCAGGAGGAGATGTGCCCACCGAGATATGGCCGCTGGCGTCGGGAATGGCCGCTGTGCACGAGGAGTCCTCCCCCCGCCCTTCCTGGTATAGCCCCAcatcccccccacccccaccaccacTCTCTCTCAGATACGTTTCGATCCGTATTGTCTGTCATAACCAACATGAAATCGAACTTGATTCGTACTCATCTTGAGCAATCTTCTAATATAAACAGAAGAGGAGGAATATCGGGCCGTCCTAAACTTTTTGGGCGCCAATCCTACTTTTGGTGGTCACGATTTCTTGACTGTAGCCCCCCGTCCGACCGTCTGTTTCGTCGTCAGCCCCAGCCAGTGAGTCCTCACGGCAGGTTCGTTCTCCAAGGTGTTCATCGTGCCAAGCTAGGTAACTAGGTGAATCTGCCTCGCTATCAAGATGGGGATGTTGTTTAACTTCTTTTATCCACTCTTATTGATGACTGCAATTGCTTATAATCTTGTTTTCTACTTTTTTCCTGGGTGTTGGATCGGTAGATTTTGGCGTGGAATAATACTCGCTTTGAGATAATGGATTTGAACATTGAAGCACCCACTGATGTGGATCTTAATGATAGGCCATTTAAAAAATCAAAGTATTCTGAATCGATTGTTTCCGAATCAGATAACCAGATTGGTTGTTGTGACCCATTGGACAAAGCATATGATTATCTCCCAAAAggtatttggtatttttttcATTATATACATTGTTAGTTCCCTCAGTAATGATTATTCAAATTACTTTACTTTTGACAGATTATACAATGAGCGATTTTGATTTTTATGCTCAAATGGCAATTGAAACATCTTTGGAATCTGATGTACCGGTGAAGATAGACGGAATATCTGTCAAACAAAAAGAATTGTTGTGCCTGCTAGATCAAAGCAAATACGTGGAAGATGATGTATGTACGCTTTCATAAAATACTTTCTGAATATCATATCATTAATGACTGCTAATGTATCTTTTAATCTTTACAGGTAATCAGCGCATATATATGTTGTATAAAGGATAGGGCTCATCTACGAAATATGAATGATATTAAATTTTATTATGAGAATCCTTTTGTTACAGGACTGATAAAAAGAGATGGACTACTTGGAATAAATGAAGGTGGCAACTTTATTACAGAGATTGTGAAAAAATATCTAAAACATGAAATGGTAACATCTATTTttgtatttttcatattttacaAATTATAGGTTTGGCTTATTATATCTACTCTTATAGATAGATAATAGTGTAACCTTTGTCATAACAAGCTAATCACATGTATATATCTACTGTCCCAGATTAGGATTCCAAAATCCTGTCCTAGATTAGCAAAATCCTTTTTTCTTACTTAGTCCTCTTTATGGAACTTGCACTGGGCACTGGCTGAATTTATAAAAGTGTAAGTTTGGAAGTTTGTCGACTACCAATTGTGCTTACCACTTTGGATGCAGTTCAGCGTACCTTTCTATCTAGACTGCGACTGCATCTGCattgttttacctttttctaATAAATATGATGTGGTTTTCTTTCTATATTTGCCTGAAACTCCTATTTTATATACATATAAATATTTGCCTTACCCTATTGTTGTTGGAGTTACTTTCCCCAACTGCACTGCTTTGTCCTGACGTTGTCCATTTTGAGTAGGCAATAGATTCTACTTCCAGTAAGTATAGAAGAAACACATTGGTATTTAGCTATTCTTAATGTAAAAAATTGTGAGATACATGTACTAGACTCATTATGTTGGAAGTTCTAGCGAGATGACCTCACTAAATGGTAAGTTACTATAGCATTTATCACCCTTTATTTATGTAATAACATATTCTATATGATCCACCGCACATCTCAATAGCTTTCGCTATTGGTTAatatattcaattttttttacagcTAAAAGGACTGCGATGACATTTGAGCTTTCTTGAAAAACAGGAAGACTTGATTGATCATAATTGGAAAAACCTGCAAGTTACTGAATGGACGATCACAGAACAATTGGAAAAACCAATCCAGAAAGATGGGTATGCTTCAACACATTAACCTAAGGATGTTCACACTGTTAAAGCAATGTTTAAGAACCCACCAGATTGCTCCCAATAGGCAAGGGCTACAAATTATCACATCAATGCACTTGCATTTCTGAAATCATGTTTTTTTGCTGATACCTGTTTCTGAAATCATGAGGCCCTTTGTTGCATAGATTTCTGTGCACTATCTTCACATACAATTCGTTTATCAAAGGAACACAATTTCTTTTGATGCTTATGAGGTGAACCGGTAGTCTTGGCACAAAATAAAATGCTTATTTCTGCTTAAAAATAAATACTTTTCACATAATCATCTCATAGTCGATTTTCCTATTTGGTTGCCCTTTGCCACCTGTAGAGCCTGTAATATGGTTGTGCAACATGTGTCTAACAAGTCTTGTGCATGCCCAGCATGATTTTGAGACCTACCAATTAAGTCACTAAATGGATCCCGTTCTCACCCATCTTGGTCTTTTAGTTATCTCCCTATGCTGCATTAATCGTTTCCTTCTATGTTTCATCCTGGGCAACAACATGAAAATGGTCTCTTGTAGTTTATTTAATCTATATGTCATGTATCTTCTGTAAGATTCTTTGCCTTTTtttgaataattatttttctgtaACCATACAGCTCATCTTGTGGTCTATTTATGCTCAAGTTTATGGAATATTGGACTGGAGAGACACTATCTCATGCTATTACACAGGTATATTTTTTATAACTGATGTCATATTAAGGTTTATACTTACCCACATTCATTGGTACTTTATAGGAAGATATTAGTCAATTTAGACAGAAGTTAGCCAGCATATTGTTTTGTTGGAAAACAAATACAGCAGAAATGACTACCAAGTCTGTACAAAATCATGGTACCGAGGAAAATTCAAATGATGTTGTGATATTGGAAAGTCAAGATGATGGAATGAAATCCAAAGATTTAGAATCATTATCTGTTCATGAAATGAAATCCAAAGAATTAGTCATTatcatatcaaaataaatacCAGTCACTAATGTCCATTCTTTCTACAATGAGTGAGCAAGAGTTACTTGGCGGCCTTTGCACCTACATCAAATCAATCAATTGTGCAGAAACATTGAAGTAAGCCATTTCAAATTACTACTGCTCGACATTTCCAATACAATTTAACGCATACACTATTTGATTTCCCTAAAAAATTTTAGGAAAGTATGGATCCAAAACTCCAAACCATATTCCATTACCTTGACTGTCAAAAAGCTACAAGAAATGATAAATGAGGATTTGCCATGGACCATGATTGTTTTAATTTGGTCATACGAAAGATTATGTTCGAAAACATTGAATTAGTGAAGAAGACCAAAGGAATTGTATCAAAACATTGTCTGGACCTGCAATTTTGGGTATGTTCTTATATGTTATCATGTATCTATATACATGTACACATCCCTTTTTATCACATTTCTAAACAATTATTATTTAATTTCCTAGGTTACTACAGATTTTGGACGACCCCCGAACTACCGTAAAAACTTGGATGTGGAATGGCTAGCAGAGACCGTTCGTAGCTGGCCTGGTATTTCATATAGTGTTTCAAGATGCAAAACAGTAAGGAAAATATCTCTACAC contains:
- the LOC111256817 gene encoding uncharacterized protein LOC111256817; this encodes MDLNIEAPTDVDLNDRPFKKSKYSESIVSESDNQIGCCDPLDKAYDYLPKDYTMSDFDFYAQMAIETSLESDVPVKIDGISVKQKELLCLLDQSKYVEDDVISAYICCIKDRAHLRNMNDIKFYYENPFVTGLIKRDGLLGINEGGNFITEIVKKYLKHEMEDLIDHNWKNLQVTEWTITEQLEKPIQKDGSSCGLFMLKFMEYWTGETLSHAITQVTTDFGRPPNYRKNLDVEWLAETVRSWPGISYSVSRCKTILMPIEFNGGFILIVLNKDTRTLYILDPTPLNPIYQYNPNARYVKKLLWTAEYLPKAMSKTCPGSIWNEDIFLWRQIIIPDVTVQNRELSGYLVSLFMSTWKDVELPLPVLKDGYKLRKRILGQLLTYKDNECKYNMPSGVLDFISCICNTQQ